From Achromobacter spanius, a single genomic window includes:
- a CDS encoding Bug family tripartite tricarboxylate transporter substrate binding protein, with protein MPAASFNLKFLAGAFAASLCLASPGALAQAAYPSQAIKFIVPYAAGGSSDTRSRQLAQKLSDSLGVPVVVDNKPGASGNIGTAQIASAKPDGYTIGLGNFAPMSVNKALYTMPFDPAKDIAPVALIELGPMALGVSSKSPYADPAALVKDAKANPEKLNYASTGAGSASHLSTELFKEQAGANATHVPYRGGAPAVNDLIAGNVDFYIELPSLFLPHASGPDARIKILAVAADKRAPGLPDVPTFKELGMPDMVVSNWFGVIAPAGTPPDVIKTLNDHINRALQDKQYRAVVESQGGEVAGGTPEAFQAFIASENARWTQLIQQKQIKVQ; from the coding sequence ATGCCTGCTGCCTCCTTCAATCTAAAGTTCCTGGCCGGCGCCTTTGCCGCCAGCCTGTGCCTTGCCTCGCCCGGCGCCCTGGCGCAAGCGGCGTATCCCAGCCAGGCCATCAAGTTCATCGTGCCGTACGCGGCGGGCGGCAGTTCGGACACGCGCTCGCGCCAGTTGGCCCAGAAGCTCAGCGATTCGCTGGGCGTTCCCGTCGTGGTCGACAACAAGCCGGGCGCCAGCGGCAACATCGGCACGGCGCAGATCGCCTCGGCAAAGCCGGACGGCTACACCATTGGTCTGGGTAACTTCGCGCCCATGTCGGTCAACAAGGCGCTCTACACGATGCCCTTCGATCCGGCCAAGGACATCGCGCCCGTGGCCCTGATTGAACTGGGCCCGATGGCGCTGGGCGTCAGCAGCAAGTCGCCCTATGCCGACCCGGCCGCGCTCGTGAAGGACGCCAAGGCCAATCCCGAAAAGCTCAATTACGCGTCCACTGGCGCGGGCAGCGCGTCGCACCTGAGCACCGAACTGTTCAAGGAGCAAGCCGGCGCGAACGCGACGCACGTGCCTTACCGCGGTGGCGCGCCCGCCGTGAACGACCTGATCGCCGGCAACGTGGACTTCTACATCGAGCTGCCCAGCCTGTTCCTGCCGCACGCATCGGGACCCGATGCCCGCATTAAGATCCTGGCGGTGGCCGCGGACAAGCGCGCGCCGGGCCTGCCGGACGTACCCACCTTCAAGGAGCTGGGGATGCCCGATATGGTCGTCTCCAACTGGTTCGGCGTCATCGCCCCGGCGGGCACGCCGCCCGATGTCATCAAGACGCTCAATGATCACATCAACCGCGCACTGCAGGACAAACAGTACCGCGCCGTGGTGGAATCGCAGGGCGGTGAGGTGGCAGGCGGCACGCCGGAAGCGTTCCAGGCCTTCATCGCCAGCGAGAACGCGCGCTGGACGCAGCTTATCCAACAGAAGCAGATCAAGGTTCAATGA